From Spodoptera frugiperda isolate SF20-4 chromosome 27, AGI-APGP_CSIRO_Sfru_2.0, whole genome shotgun sequence, a single genomic window includes:
- the LOC118263813 gene encoding transcription factor SPT20 homolog isoform X4 encodes MDGLIHAALEAEVILNRAKHVNSNLSQYNSGVPDHKMTWTHDKMHLAESVDESRMKFQRNSSGSASKATEKFDLFKKLHELYNELSRDETLQVNYQGLKTTSYLLEKLLAIYNLNTLIINLYPGNKGYSLSLKVNGNSQHLHPPDGHSSSNQEETLIETPRWPYEEEELLSYIDNEELPVVLLDLLETEHSCLFYSGCIIAQIRDYRQAYPSFLCDTHHVLLRPTNQSIITDAMCIGGRCGWAGEERGALEAVEAALVHAAAPPLCLDPRPAVGLLAARLHAAPRLFNTPRIRRQAKRFSQVAVNRKRKLDQFTHYHGLEILDLIHRQRAKNSRQSVPLTRLTSKYPKKPPEVFKPIEPPKMDPLSLAVPSEPGGPLRLARAYERPRPTPDCYPQLVEEYILETEKTSPHASAGFFHIKLSILQRAADQEFLGELYVDRDHVEGETNGAACRFSLGSRLQANKYIQQFTEIFTEEGRKSVRIRHVVPGQMPRVSFTGGMRELNQQLLLQQRSAASGATTVQTNATTVPVVTSTIQATTNTHTNVRQLPILQAQLQQVGNVAAVGNVVSNVGNVVGNVSNVGNVVGNVGTVVGNVVGNVTATNDTALKQQPSPTTPRLSPQASTNQLLAQQLTNPPQPINPQKMQSAIIHIQHPLMSTAGTSQQVQNIQYTNTTTTQQKATITKPRTTNPAISALVTSLMNSAQQFQQAAASQNAAKAAVSTASSNATILNLLNSAPAAMTHATASTADNNTIDAHKLLGRVSIAGARIITATTASHTLPTYTQQGVGVQVMSGYSRENEATNVSSSESALLERLMGPDTSAAPTTQQQPVCHLQGLSLASLQGLQSIQGLQNVQVQIPGLSAPISLSLNVSGAPSGLLVSVPPTTSVVLTNQPSVLSLPIAQLMSGGVKGGVRGGGVQVVRSARGARPAPRPARPAAPAPAPPAMPAPTLTPAPHTGTTQFISQAQAQALSAQQVRRKSNADSS; translated from the exons ATGGATGGTTTAATTCACGCGGCATTGGAAGCTGAG GTAATACTAAACCGGGCGAAACATGTGAACTCAAACTTATCCCAATATAACAGTGGTGTCCCAGACCACAAAATGACTTGGACCCATGATAAGATGCACCTTGCTGAATCTGTTGATGAATCTAGAATGAAATTTCAACGAAATTCGTCCGGCTCTGCTTCCAAAGCTACAGAgaagtttgatttatttaaaaaacttcatGAACTTTACAACGAGTTAAGTAGAGATGAAACATTACAGGTGAACTAT CAAGGCCTGAAAACCACATCATATCTATTGGAGAAGTTATTAGCAATATATAATCttaatacattaataataaatctgtatCCAGGCAATAAGGGATATTCTTTATCATTAAAAGTAAATGGAAACTCACAACATCTACATCCACCAGATGGGCAT TCATCATCAAATCAAGAAGAGACTTTGATAGAGACTCCCCGCTGGCCATATGAAGAGGAAGAGTTATTGAGTTATATTGACAATGAGGAACTGCCTGTAGTGTTGTTAGATCTTTTGGAGACTGAACACTCATGCCTGTTTTATTCCGGATGCATAATAGCACAGATTAGAGACTATAGACAGGCATATCCAAGTTTTCTCTGCGATACTCATCATGTACTCCTAAGGCCCACTAATcag AGTATAATAACCGATGCAATGTGTATCGGTGGTCGCTGCGGCTGGGCGGGCGAAGAGCGTGGAGCATTAGAAGCGGTAGAGGCGGCCTTAGTGCACGCGGCCGCGCCCCCCTTGTGCCTCGACCCGCGCCCCGCCGTGGGCCTTCTAGCCGCGCGGCTACATGCTGCCCCACGACTGTTCAATACGCCCCGGATAAGAAGGCAGGCTAAACGATTCTCACAG gtggCAGTAAACCGAAAGAGGAAATTGGATCAGTTCACACATTATCATGGTTTAGAGATATTAGACTTAATACATCGTCAAAGAGCGAAAAATAGTAGACAATCAGTGCCACTAACACGACTGACATCTAAGTATCCGAAAAAGCCACCAGAG GTGTTCAAACCAATCGAGCCACCAAAAATGGATCCGTTATCACTAGCCGTGCCGTCCGAGCCAGGCGGTCCGCTGCGACTGGCTCGCGCGTACGAGCGGCCGCGGCCCACGCCCGACTGCTACCCGCAGCTAGTGGAGGAGTACATCCTTGAGACTGAGAAGACGTCACCACACGCCAGCGCTGGGTTCTTCCACATCAAACTGTCAATATTACAGAGGGCCGCCGACCAGGAGTTCCTTGGAGAGCTCTATGTAGACAGGGACCACGTTGAAGGAGAAACGAATGGCGCTGCATGTCGGTTTTCATTAG GGTCAAGACTACAAGCGAATAAATATATACAGCAGTTCACAGAGATATTTACGGAGGAAGGTCGGAAGTCTGTTAGGATAAGACATGTAGTGCCTGGCCAGATGCCGAGGGTGTCCTTTACAGGAGGAATGAGGGAACTG AACCAGCAACTCTTGCTACAACAGAGGTCGGCCGCTTCTGGCGCCACGACAGTACAGACTAACGCCACAACCGTTCCTGTTGT GACTTCCACGATACAGGCAACAACGAATACCCATACCAACGTCCGCCAACTACCCATACTG cAAGCGCAGTTACAGCAAGTGGGTAATGTAGCAGCGGTAGGGAACGTGGTGAGCAATGTGGGCAACGTCGTGGGCAACGTGAGCAACGTGGGCAACGTTGTGGGCAATGTGGGCACGGTGGTGGGCAACGTAGTGGGCAATGTGACCGCCACCAACGACACGGCGCTCAAGCAACAACCCTCCCCTACGACACCACGACTTTCGCCACAG GCGTCCACCAATCAGCTGTTAGCGCAGCAGTTGACGAACCCACCGCAGCCAATCAACCCGCAGAAGATGCAGTCCGCCATCATACACATACAACACCCGCTCATGTCCACTGCCGGCACGTCTCAG CAGGTACAGAACATCCAATACACGAATACGACGACCACGCAACAGAAGGCGACCATAACCAAGCCTAGAACAACGAACCCAGCCATCAGCGCGCTTGTCACTAGTCTTATGAACTCTGCACAACAGTTCCAACAAG CGGCAGCCAGTCAAAACGCAGCGAAAGCAGCAGTCAGTACTGCGAGCAGCAACGCGACGATACTGAATCTGTTGAACAGTGCGCCGGCCGCCATGACGCACGCCACCGCATCCACTGCAGACAATAACACTATAGATGCCCACAAACTACTCGGCCGGGTCTCTATAGCCGGAGCACGAATCATCACTGCCACTACCGCATCACATACCTTACCCACGTATACGCAACAG gGAGTTGGTGTCCAAGTAATGAGCGGTTACTCGAGAGAGAACGAAGCGACGAATGTGTCGAGTAGTGAAAGTGCTCTATTAGAGCGACTGATGGGGCCCGACACTTCGGCCGCGCCCACTACGCAGCAACAACCCGTATGCCATTTGCAG GGCTTAAGTTTAGCATCACTTCAAGGTCTACAAAGTATTCAGGGTCTCCAGAACGTACAAGTACAGATCCCGGGTTTGTCTGCGCCGATATCGCTGTCCTTGAACGTGTCCGGTGCGCCTAGTGGTCTTCTAGTGTCGGTGCCCCCTACTACGTCCGTCGTACTCACAAACCAACCTTCGGTGCTCTCTTTGCCTATAG CGCAATTGATGTCAGGTGGCGTGAAGGGCGGCGTCCGTGGCGGCGGCGTGCAAGTAGTGCGCAGTGCGCGGGGTGCGCGGCcggccccgcgccccgcgcgccccgccgcgcccgcccccgcgccccccgccaTGCCTGCACCCACTCTCACGCCGGCGCCGCATACTG GAACGACACAATTCATCAGCCAGGCGCAAGCGCAGGCGTTGAGCGCTCAACAAGTTCGGCGGAAATCGAATGCGGACAGTTCGTAG
- the LOC118263813 gene encoding uncharacterized protein LOC118263813 isoform X2: protein MDGLIHAALEAEVILNRAKHVNSNLSQYNSGVPDHKMTWTHDKMHLAESVDESRMKFQRNSSGSASKATEKFDLFKKLHELYNELSRDETLQVNYQGLKTTSYLLEKLLAIYNLNTLIINLYPGNKGYSLSLKVNGNSQHLHPPDGHSSSNQEETLIETPRWPYEEEELLSYIDNEELPVVLLDLLETEHSCLFYSGCIIAQIRDYRQAYPSFLCDTHHVLLRPTNQSIITDAMCIGGRCGWAGEERGALEAVEAALVHAAAPPLCLDPRPAVGLLAARLHAAPRLFNTPRIRRQAKRFSQVAVNRKRKLDQFTHYHGLEILDLIHRQRAKNSRQSVPLTRLTSKYPKKPPEVFKPIEPPKMDPLSLAVPSEPGGPLRLARAYERPRPTPDCYPQLVEEYILETEKTSPHASAGFFHIKLSILQRAADQEFLGELYVDRDHVEGETNGAACRFSLGSRLQANKYIQQFTEIFTEEGRKSVRIRHVVPGQMPRVSFTGGMRELNQQLLLQQRSAASGATTVQTNATTVPVVTSTIQATTNTHTNVRQLPILQAQLQQVGNVAAVGNVVSNVGNVVGNVSNVGNVVGNVGTVVGNVVGNVTATNDTALKQQPSPTTPRLSPQVRICGGNVVGSVGNIVGNVGTVVGNVVGNVITTSDTAIKEQPTLATPLLSPQASTNQLLAQQLTNPPQPINPQKMQSAIIHIQHPLMSTAGTSQVQNIQYTNTTTTQQKATITKPRTTNPAISALVTSLMNSAQQFQQAAASQNAAKAAVSTASSNATILNLLNSAPAAMTHATASTADNNTIDAHKLLGRVSIAGARIITATTASHTLPTYTQQGVGVQVMSGYSRENEATNVSSSESALLERLMGPDTSAAPTTQQQPVCHLQGLSLASLQGLQSIQGLQNVQVQIPGLSAPISLSLNVSGAPSGLLVSVPPTTSVVLTNQPSVLSLPIAQLMSGGVKGGVRGGGVQVVRSARGARPAPRPARPAAPAPAPPAMPAPTLTPAPHTGTTQFISQAQAQALSAQQVRRKSNADSS, encoded by the exons ATGGATGGTTTAATTCACGCGGCATTGGAAGCTGAG GTAATACTAAACCGGGCGAAACATGTGAACTCAAACTTATCCCAATATAACAGTGGTGTCCCAGACCACAAAATGACTTGGACCCATGATAAGATGCACCTTGCTGAATCTGTTGATGAATCTAGAATGAAATTTCAACGAAATTCGTCCGGCTCTGCTTCCAAAGCTACAGAgaagtttgatttatttaaaaaacttcatGAACTTTACAACGAGTTAAGTAGAGATGAAACATTACAGGTGAACTAT CAAGGCCTGAAAACCACATCATATCTATTGGAGAAGTTATTAGCAATATATAATCttaatacattaataataaatctgtatCCAGGCAATAAGGGATATTCTTTATCATTAAAAGTAAATGGAAACTCACAACATCTACATCCACCAGATGGGCAT TCATCATCAAATCAAGAAGAGACTTTGATAGAGACTCCCCGCTGGCCATATGAAGAGGAAGAGTTATTGAGTTATATTGACAATGAGGAACTGCCTGTAGTGTTGTTAGATCTTTTGGAGACTGAACACTCATGCCTGTTTTATTCCGGATGCATAATAGCACAGATTAGAGACTATAGACAGGCATATCCAAGTTTTCTCTGCGATACTCATCATGTACTCCTAAGGCCCACTAATcag AGTATAATAACCGATGCAATGTGTATCGGTGGTCGCTGCGGCTGGGCGGGCGAAGAGCGTGGAGCATTAGAAGCGGTAGAGGCGGCCTTAGTGCACGCGGCCGCGCCCCCCTTGTGCCTCGACCCGCGCCCCGCCGTGGGCCTTCTAGCCGCGCGGCTACATGCTGCCCCACGACTGTTCAATACGCCCCGGATAAGAAGGCAGGCTAAACGATTCTCACAG gtggCAGTAAACCGAAAGAGGAAATTGGATCAGTTCACACATTATCATGGTTTAGAGATATTAGACTTAATACATCGTCAAAGAGCGAAAAATAGTAGACAATCAGTGCCACTAACACGACTGACATCTAAGTATCCGAAAAAGCCACCAGAG GTGTTCAAACCAATCGAGCCACCAAAAATGGATCCGTTATCACTAGCCGTGCCGTCCGAGCCAGGCGGTCCGCTGCGACTGGCTCGCGCGTACGAGCGGCCGCGGCCCACGCCCGACTGCTACCCGCAGCTAGTGGAGGAGTACATCCTTGAGACTGAGAAGACGTCACCACACGCCAGCGCTGGGTTCTTCCACATCAAACTGTCAATATTACAGAGGGCCGCCGACCAGGAGTTCCTTGGAGAGCTCTATGTAGACAGGGACCACGTTGAAGGAGAAACGAATGGCGCTGCATGTCGGTTTTCATTAG GGTCAAGACTACAAGCGAATAAATATATACAGCAGTTCACAGAGATATTTACGGAGGAAGGTCGGAAGTCTGTTAGGATAAGACATGTAGTGCCTGGCCAGATGCCGAGGGTGTCCTTTACAGGAGGAATGAGGGAACTG AACCAGCAACTCTTGCTACAACAGAGGTCGGCCGCTTCTGGCGCCACGACAGTACAGACTAACGCCACAACCGTTCCTGTTGT GACTTCCACGATACAGGCAACAACGAATACCCATACCAACGTCCGCCAACTACCCATACTG cAAGCGCAGTTACAGCAAGTGGGTAATGTAGCAGCGGTAGGGAACGTGGTGAGCAATGTGGGCAACGTCGTGGGCAACGTGAGCAACGTGGGCAACGTTGTGGGCAATGTGGGCACGGTGGTGGGCAACGTAGTGGGCAATGTGACCGCCACCAACGACACGGCGCTCAAGCAACAACCCTCCCCTACGACACCACGACTTTCGCCACAGGTGCGTATTTGTGGGGGGAACGTGGTCGGAAGCGTGGGCAACATAGTGGGCAACGTGGGCACTGTCGTGGGCAACGTAGTGGGGAACGTCATCACTACTAGTGACACCGCGATAAAGGAACAGCCCACACTTGCGACACCGCTGCTATCGCCGCAG GCGTCCACCAATCAGCTGTTAGCGCAGCAGTTGACGAACCCACCGCAGCCAATCAACCCGCAGAAGATGCAGTCCGCCATCATACACATACAACACCCGCTCATGTCCACTGCCGGCACGTCTCAG GTACAGAACATCCAATACACGAATACGACGACCACGCAACAGAAGGCGACCATAACCAAGCCTAGAACAACGAACCCAGCCATCAGCGCGCTTGTCACTAGTCTTATGAACTCTGCACAACAGTTCCAACAAG CGGCAGCCAGTCAAAACGCAGCGAAAGCAGCAGTCAGTACTGCGAGCAGCAACGCGACGATACTGAATCTGTTGAACAGTGCGCCGGCCGCCATGACGCACGCCACCGCATCCACTGCAGACAATAACACTATAGATGCCCACAAACTACTCGGCCGGGTCTCTATAGCCGGAGCACGAATCATCACTGCCACTACCGCATCACATACCTTACCCACGTATACGCAACAG gGAGTTGGTGTCCAAGTAATGAGCGGTTACTCGAGAGAGAACGAAGCGACGAATGTGTCGAGTAGTGAAAGTGCTCTATTAGAGCGACTGATGGGGCCCGACACTTCGGCCGCGCCCACTACGCAGCAACAACCCGTATGCCATTTGCAG GGCTTAAGTTTAGCATCACTTCAAGGTCTACAAAGTATTCAGGGTCTCCAGAACGTACAAGTACAGATCCCGGGTTTGTCTGCGCCGATATCGCTGTCCTTGAACGTGTCCGGTGCGCCTAGTGGTCTTCTAGTGTCGGTGCCCCCTACTACGTCCGTCGTACTCACAAACCAACCTTCGGTGCTCTCTTTGCCTATAG CGCAATTGATGTCAGGTGGCGTGAAGGGCGGCGTCCGTGGCGGCGGCGTGCAAGTAGTGCGCAGTGCGCGGGGTGCGCGGCcggccccgcgccccgcgcgccccgccgcgcccgcccccgcgccccccgccaTGCCTGCACCCACTCTCACGCCGGCGCCGCATACTG GAACGACACAATTCATCAGCCAGGCGCAAGCGCAGGCGTTGAGCGCTCAACAAGTTCGGCGGAAATCGAATGCGGACAGTTCGTAG